Proteins from a single region of Ensifer adhaerens:
- a CDS encoding rhomboid family intramembrane serine protease produces the protein MFIPLHDTNTLKHIKVQYVTISLIAINIIVWLITGPIASEEFANAAILGFGYIPALIFDYAQLDPSLIIVPDGFTFITYSFLHGDFMHLAMNMLFLWVFGDNVEDALGHVRYLVFYLLCAAAGALAHGLLDPASEAPLIGASGAISGVVAAYFLLHPKVRVWVLVFFRIPLPLPAAIPLAFWIGQQFFMLVVDPGSGVSWSAHVGGIVAGLVLVVILRRRDVPLFDRTIVTPRAVRHKAEPVTAGQQPPPDATKPPMPWGRQT, from the coding sequence ATGTTCATACCGCTTCACGACACGAACACCCTGAAGCACATCAAGGTCCAGTACGTCACGATCAGCCTGATCGCTATCAACATCATCGTCTGGTTGATCACCGGCCCCATTGCCTCGGAAGAGTTCGCCAATGCCGCGATCCTCGGCTTCGGCTATATCCCGGCACTCATTTTCGACTATGCCCAACTCGATCCGTCACTGATTATCGTTCCCGACGGCTTCACCTTCATCACCTATTCCTTCCTGCATGGCGACTTCATGCATCTGGCGATGAACATGCTGTTTCTCTGGGTGTTCGGCGACAATGTCGAAGACGCGCTCGGGCACGTCCGCTACCTCGTCTTCTATCTTCTTTGTGCCGCCGCGGGGGCGCTGGCACATGGGCTTCTCGACCCGGCGTCCGAAGCGCCGCTGATCGGCGCGTCCGGCGCGATCTCCGGCGTCGTTGCCGCCTATTTCCTGCTGCATCCGAAGGTGCGCGTCTGGGTTCTGGTGTTCTTCCGCATCCCGCTGCCCCTTCCCGCGGCCATTCCACTGGCCTTCTGGATCGGCCAGCAATTCTTCATGCTGGTCGTCGATCCTGGCAGCGGCGTTTCCTGGAGCGCCCATGTCGGAGGCATTGTCGCGGGCCTCGTGCTGGTGGTCATTTTGCGACGCCGCGACGTGCCGCTTTTCGACCGCACCATCGTCACGCCGCGCGCCGTCCGACACAAGGCGGAGCCGGTCACGGCCGGACAGCAGCCGCCTCCGGATGCGACAAAACCGCCGATGCCTTGGGGTCGCCAGACCTGA
- a CDS encoding electron transfer flavoprotein subunit alpha/FixB family protein, translating into MAILLLADHDSNHLSDQTAKALSAASKIGAEVHILVAGAGAKVAAEQASKLAGVAKVLVAEDASLANNLAEPLAALIVSLAGSYDTIVAAATSVGKNVMPRVAALLDVSQVSEIIEVVSPDTFKRPIYAGNAIQTVQTTEEKRVITVRTASFASAAEGGSAAIETVSAAANPGVSSFVADALSSSDRPELTSAKIIISGGRALGSSEKFQEVILPVADKLGAAVGASRAAVDAGYAPNDWQVGQTGKVVAPDLYIACGISGAIQHLAGMKDSKVIVAINKDEEAPIFQVADYGLVADLFEALPELQKAL; encoded by the coding sequence ATGGCCATTCTTCTTCTGGCTGACCACGACAGCAACCACCTTTCCGACCAGACCGCCAAGGCGCTGAGCGCGGCCTCGAAGATCGGAGCCGAGGTTCACATCCTCGTCGCCGGTGCCGGCGCCAAGGTGGCAGCCGAGCAGGCGTCGAAGCTTGCCGGCGTTGCCAAGGTGCTGGTTGCCGAGGACGCTTCGCTTGCCAACAACCTCGCCGAACCGCTGGCCGCGCTGATCGTCTCGCTTGCCGGCAGCTACGACACCATCGTTGCCGCCGCCACCTCGGTCGGCAAGAACGTCATGCCGCGCGTTGCCGCGCTGCTCGACGTTTCCCAGGTCTCGGAAATCATCGAGGTCGTTTCGCCCGACACCTTCAAACGGCCGATCTATGCCGGCAACGCCATCCAGACGGTGCAGACGACGGAAGAAAAGCGCGTCATCACCGTGCGCACCGCCTCGTTCGCCTCCGCCGCTGAAGGCGGTTCGGCGGCAATCGAAACCGTCTCGGCTGCCGCCAACCCGGGTGTTTCCTCCTTCGTCGCCGACGCGCTGTCGTCGTCCGACCGTCCGGAACTGACCTCGGCCAAGATCATCATCTCCGGTGGCCGCGCGCTCGGTTCGTCGGAGAAATTCCAGGAAGTAATCCTGCCGGTGGCCGACAAGCTCGGTGCTGCCGTCGGTGCAAGTCGTGCCGCGGTCGACGCCGGTTATGCCCCGAATGACTGGCAGGTCGGCCAGACCGGCAAGGTGGTCGCCCCCGATCTCTACATCGCCTGCGGCATTTCCGGTGCGATCCAGCACCTCGCCGGCATGAAGGATTCGAAGGTCATCGTCGCGATCAACAAGGACGAAGAGGCACCGATCTTCCAGGTCGCCGATTACGGCCTGGTTGCCGATCTCTTCGAAGCGCTGCCAGAGTTGCAGAAGGCCCTGTAA
- a CDS encoding cob(I)yrinic acid a,c-diamide adenosyltransferase, with translation MVKLNKIYTRTGDNGTTGLVAGPRRLKSDLRVDAYGAVDETNAFVGLARQHTADMFALDDALMRIQNDLFDLGADLATPDTGEPPQYEPLRIVAAQVAWLETEIDRLNAELEPLRSFVLPAGSAASAALHVARTVARRAERQMVALANAEGEIVSKEAIAYINRLSDFLFVAARSANDKGQADVLWIPGKNR, from the coding sequence ATGGTGAAGCTCAACAAGATCTACACCCGGACGGGTGACAATGGCACCACCGGGCTTGTTGCAGGTCCGCGCCGCCTCAAGAGCGACCTGCGGGTCGATGCCTATGGCGCTGTGGATGAAACCAACGCCTTCGTAGGCCTGGCACGGCAGCACACCGCCGATATGTTCGCGCTCGACGACGCGCTGATGCGCATCCAGAACGATCTCTTCGATCTCGGCGCGGATCTCGCGACGCCGGATACGGGCGAACCACCGCAATACGAACCGCTCCGCATCGTGGCAGCGCAGGTGGCCTGGCTCGAGACCGAAATCGACCGGCTGAATGCCGAGCTCGAACCCTTGCGTTCCTTCGTGCTGCCGGCCGGCAGTGCCGCTTCTGCCGCGCTGCATGTTGCCCGCACCGTGGCGCGGCGGGCCGAGCGGCAGATGGTGGCGCTCGCCAACGCCGAAGGCGAGATCGTCAGCAAAGAGGCGATCGCCTATATCAACCGGCTCTCCGATTTCCTGTTCGTGGCGGCGCGCTCGGCAAATGACAAAGGTCAGGCCGACGTCCTTTGGATTCCCGGAAAAAACAGATAA
- a CDS encoding SDR family oxidoreductase, whose translation MTDRPTIIVTGCSSGIGAYCARALHADGWRVFATVRREEDRQSLEAEGIETFLMDYTKPETIAALADTVLALSGGRIDALFNNGAYGQAGAVEDLPTEALRLQLETNVIGWHDLTRRVIPSMRARGSGRIVQCSSILGIVPYRWRGAYNASKFAIEGLSLTLKMELAGSGIEVSLIEPGPIASKFTTNAVAYIERFIDLKNSVHRVEYERQMRRLKGESKPAPGKLGPDAVYAVLKHALTAKKPKPHYIVTRPARQGALLKKLLPAALFYRIIGRLG comes from the coding sequence ATGACTGATCGCCCCACAATCATTGTCACCGGATGTTCGTCCGGGATCGGCGCCTATTGTGCGCGTGCGCTCCATGCCGATGGCTGGCGCGTCTTTGCCACCGTGCGCCGCGAGGAAGACCGGCAGTCCCTTGAAGCTGAGGGTATCGAAACCTTCCTGATGGACTACACCAAGCCGGAAACCATCGCCGCTCTGGCGGACACGGTGCTGGCGCTTTCCGGCGGACGGATCGACGCGCTGTTCAACAACGGCGCCTATGGCCAGGCAGGTGCCGTCGAGGACCTGCCAACCGAAGCGCTTCGGCTTCAGCTCGAGACCAACGTTATTGGCTGGCATGACCTGACGCGGCGGGTAATTCCGTCGATGCGGGCGCGTGGCAGCGGCCGCATCGTCCAGTGCTCCTCCATCCTCGGCATCGTTCCCTATCGCTGGCGCGGCGCCTACAACGCCTCCAAGTTTGCGATCGAGGGCCTGTCGCTCACGCTCAAGATGGAGCTTGCCGGTAGCGGCATCGAGGTGAGCCTCATCGAGCCCGGGCCGATTGCATCCAAGTTCACGACCAATGCGGTCGCCTATATCGAACGCTTCATCGACCTCAAGAATTCGGTGCACCGCGTCGAATACGAACGCCAGATGCGCCGCCTGAAAGGTGAAAGCAAACCCGCCCCCGGCAAGCTCGGCCCGGATGCTGTTTATGCGGTTTTGAAGCACGCGCTCACAGCAAAGAAGCCGAAACCGCACTATATTGTAACAAGGCCCGCCAGGCAGGGCGCGCTTCTGAAGAAGCTCCTGCCGGCTGCATTGTTTTATCGCATCATCGGCCGACTTGGCTGA
- the tlpA gene encoding thiol:disulfide interchange protein TlpA, whose protein sequence is MPDQKKSPPAVKLFALAALFGVIVGAAAVYVKETGSGNGEATETASASCPLTSAKVASLTPFMKGHVAAMAPASSPRPIALDFNGPDGKPTNVSAFAGKTLLVNLWATWCVPCREEMPALNALQKSLGSDKFEVVAINIDVGDDEKPKAFLDETAVHELGYYRDASMGVFNNMKKEGLAFGLPATLLLDDKGCLIGSMNGPAAWDSDDAKALITAAVGG, encoded by the coding sequence ATGCCCGACCAGAAGAAATCCCCCCCGGCCGTGAAACTGTTCGCGCTCGCCGCCCTGTTTGGCGTGATCGTCGGTGCGGCAGCGGTATACGTGAAGGAGACGGGGTCTGGCAATGGCGAGGCGACCGAAACGGCCAGTGCCAGCTGCCCTCTGACATCAGCCAAGGTCGCGTCGCTGACACCGTTCATGAAGGGTCATGTCGCCGCGATGGCGCCGGCATCCTCGCCGCGGCCGATCGCGCTCGACTTCAATGGACCGGATGGCAAGCCGACCAATGTGTCGGCCTTTGCCGGCAAGACCCTACTCGTCAATCTCTGGGCCACCTGGTGTGTGCCCTGCCGCGAGGAAATGCCGGCGCTCAATGCGCTGCAGAAGTCGCTCGGCAGCGACAAGTTCGAGGTGGTCGCGATCAACATCGATGTCGGCGACGACGAGAAGCCGAAGGCTTTTCTCGACGAAACCGCGGTGCATGAGCTTGGCTACTACCGCGATGCGTCCATGGGCGTGTTCAACAACATGAAGAAGGAAGGCCTTGCCTTCGGTCTGCCGGCGACCCTGCTGCTTGACGACAAGGGCTGCCTCATCGGCTCGATGAACGGCCCGGCCGCCTGGGACAGCGACGATGCCAAGGCGCTGATCACGGCTGCCGTTGGAGGATAG
- the lysA gene encoding diaminopimelate decarboxylase, protein MNHFQYRDGILYAEDVPVTDIARAVGTPFYCYSTATLERHYTVFSKAFADVDAMVCYAMKANSNQAVLKTLGRLGAGVDVVSGGELRRALAAGIPASRIMFSGVGKTPQEMDLALEAGIYCFNVESEPELEVLNQRAVRAGKRAHVSFRINPDVDAKTHAKISTGKKENKFGISWERARAVYAHAASLPGIQVTGIDMHIGSQITELQPFDDAFKLLRELVDTLRSDGHSIDHVDIGGGLGIPYKDDNNPPPLPDAYAEIVKSQLQSLNCKIVTEPGRLIVGNAGILVTEVIYVKDGGDKTFVIVDGAMNDLIRPTLYEAYHEIRPVRISAANAPRIRADVVGPVCETGDYLALDREMAMPKPGDLFAISSAGAYGAVQAGTYNSRLLIPEVLVKGDRFHVVRPRQDHDALIGLDSIPDWLA, encoded by the coding sequence GTGAACCACTTCCAGTACCGCGACGGAATCCTCTACGCTGAAGACGTGCCGGTCACCGACATCGCGCGCGCCGTCGGCACACCTTTCTACTGCTATTCGACCGCCACGCTCGAGCGTCACTACACGGTCTTCTCCAAGGCCTTCGCCGATGTCGATGCGATGGTCTGCTATGCGATGAAGGCCAACTCGAACCAGGCGGTGCTGAAAACGCTCGGTCGGCTGGGCGCGGGCGTCGATGTCGTCTCGGGCGGCGAACTGCGCCGCGCACTTGCGGCCGGCATTCCGGCAAGCCGGATCATGTTCTCCGGTGTCGGCAAGACGCCGCAGGAAATGGATCTCGCGCTGGAGGCCGGCATCTATTGCTTCAACGTCGAGTCCGAGCCGGAACTCGAGGTGCTGAACCAGCGTGCCGTGCGCGCCGGCAAGCGCGCCCATGTTTCCTTCCGCATCAACCCTGATGTCGACGCCAAGACCCACGCCAAGATCTCGACGGGTAAAAAGGAAAACAAGTTCGGCATTTCCTGGGAGCGTGCCCGCGCCGTCTATGCGCACGCCGCCTCCCTGCCCGGCATCCAGGTGACCGGCATCGACATGCATATCGGCAGCCAGATCACCGAGTTGCAGCCGTTCGACGACGCCTTCAAGCTGCTGCGCGAACTGGTCGACACGCTGCGCTCCGACGGTCATTCGATCGACCACGTCGACATCGGCGGGGGCTTGGGCATTCCCTACAAGGACGACAACAACCCGCCGCCGCTGCCGGATGCCTACGCGGAAATCGTCAAGAGCCAGCTGCAGTCACTCAACTGCAAGATCGTCACCGAGCCGGGCCGGCTGATCGTCGGCAACGCCGGCATTCTCGTGACCGAAGTGATCTACGTGAAGGATGGCGGCGACAAGACTTTCGTCATCGTCGACGGCGCGATGAACGACCTCATCCGCCCGACGCTTTATGAGGCCTATCACGAGATCCGCCCTGTTCGCATCTCTGCGGCCAACGCCCCTCGCATCCGCGCCGACGTCGTCGGGCCGGTCTGCGAGACCGGCGATTATCTGGCGCTCGATCGCGAGATGGCGATGCCGAAACCCGGCGATCTCTTCGCCATCAGCTCGGCCGGTGCCTATGGCGCCGTCCAGGCCGGCACCTACAATTCCCGTCTGCTGATCCCTGAAGTTCTGGTCAAGGGCGACCGCTTCCATGTGGTTCGTCCGCGTCAGGACCATGACGCCCTGATCGGCCTCGATTCGATTCCGGACTGGCTCGCCTGA
- a CDS encoding sulfatase-like hydrolase/transferase, with the protein MSSQGISAIAARSVPSLLSAKAWRFALVLGVAPNLAMLLVLPFYVVARPLSPLLYVLAGSLAPRARPVLAYLLFPLIAIVDLGLVAMAVFNLPFGTAIQSMRYMASLDLTSSVFYVVVFGFFVANGVAIACLFNRNRKVLQGAMVLPAVLVAIGVASLERQVNRPFLKQPAQSFESALSINGVDPAALADAGRNVLFVMVEGLGALSDPAHAAILSQRLQPALDTGRYTLSSGLSNFEGSTTGAESRELCGQWGDHTDYLDQATYDCFPAAMADVGYRTISYHGFSQEMFERETWYPRIGFQESHFIEGLATAGDRFARRCGSVFAGLCDKDVADAIRDRLLKQPTERKFLYWLTLNTHIPYVRKQDGDLKCGSEAAAIANAQVCELTELWADVFDSVATIAKDPTLPPTDIFIVGDHPTPLWSRAAAGHFTPHKIQWYLLRDNRDVPGRE; encoded by the coding sequence ATGAGTTCGCAAGGCATATCCGCAATAGCAGCGCGGTCGGTCCCCTCATTGTTGAGTGCGAAGGCGTGGCGCTTTGCGCTGGTGCTCGGTGTCGCGCCCAATCTGGCGATGCTCCTGGTGTTGCCGTTCTACGTGGTCGCGCGACCGCTTTCACCACTCCTCTACGTGCTTGCGGGGTCACTGGCACCGCGCGCCCGGCCGGTGCTCGCCTACCTTCTGTTCCCGCTCATTGCCATCGTCGATTTGGGCCTCGTGGCGATGGCGGTGTTCAATCTGCCGTTCGGTACTGCGATCCAGTCGATGCGCTACATGGCGTCTCTGGATCTCACCTCATCGGTCTTCTACGTGGTGGTGTTCGGTTTCTTTGTCGCCAACGGCGTTGCCATCGCCTGCCTTTTCAATCGCAATCGCAAGGTCTTGCAGGGCGCAATGGTGCTGCCGGCGGTCCTGGTCGCAATCGGCGTGGCGTCGCTGGAGCGTCAAGTCAATCGCCCTTTCCTGAAGCAGCCTGCTCAATCATTTGAAAGCGCTCTCTCGATCAATGGCGTCGACCCCGCAGCCCTGGCAGATGCTGGCCGCAACGTGTTGTTCGTCATGGTGGAGGGGCTTGGCGCGTTGTCTGACCCCGCGCACGCCGCAATTCTCTCGCAGCGCCTCCAGCCGGCCCTCGATACCGGGCGCTACACGCTTTCAAGCGGTCTCAGCAACTTCGAGGGCTCGACGACCGGGGCTGAATCCCGCGAACTCTGTGGGCAATGGGGTGACCACACGGACTATCTTGACCAGGCCACCTACGACTGCTTCCCCGCCGCGATGGCCGACGTCGGCTACCGCACCATCTCCTATCACGGCTTTTCTCAAGAGATGTTCGAACGGGAGACCTGGTATCCCAGAATTGGCTTCCAGGAATCGCACTTTATCGAGGGTCTTGCGACCGCCGGTGATCGGTTCGCCCGGCGCTGCGGCAGCGTATTTGCGGGCTTGTGCGACAAGGACGTCGCGGACGCCATCCGCGATCGGCTGTTGAAACAACCGACCGAGCGGAAATTCCTGTACTGGCTGACGCTGAATACCCACATACCATACGTGCGCAAGCAGGATGGTGATCTGAAGTGTGGCAGCGAGGCGGCCGCGATAGCGAACGCGCAAGTCTGCGAGTTGACCGAGTTGTGGGCCGACGTCTTTGACAGCGTTGCAACGATTGCCAAGGACCCGACCCTGCCGCCGACCGACATTTTCATCGTCGGCGATCATCCCACACCGCTATGGAGCCGCGCAGCGGCAGGGCATTTCACACCCCACAAGATTCAGTGGTACCTGTTGCGCGACAACCGGGACGTACCTGGCAGAGAGTAA
- a CDS encoding electron transfer flavoprotein subunit beta/FixA family protein has product MKILVTVKRVVDYNVKIRVKADGSGVELANVKMSMNPFDEISVEEALRLKEAGKAEEVVVVSVGPAKAEETLRTALAMGADRAILVETEDQVEPLAVAKIVKGVADAEQPGLIIVGKQAIDDDSNQTGQMLSALLGWAQGTFASKVEIGDGKATVTREVDGGLQTIDIKLPAVVTTDLRLNEPRYASLPNIMKAKKKPLDKKSPADFGVDTAARLKVLKTEEPSGRKAGIKVKSVAELVEKLKTEAGVL; this is encoded by the coding sequence ATGAAAATACTTGTGACGGTGAAGCGGGTGGTTGACTACAACGTCAAGATCCGCGTGAAGGCAGACGGTTCGGGCGTCGAACTTGCGAACGTGAAGATGTCGATGAACCCGTTCGACGAGATCTCGGTCGAAGAAGCGCTCAGGCTGAAGGAAGCCGGCAAGGCTGAGGAAGTCGTCGTCGTTTCCGTCGGTCCGGCCAAGGCCGAAGAGACGCTCAGGACCGCGCTCGCCATGGGTGCCGACCGGGCCATCCTGGTCGAGACCGAGGACCAGGTCGAGCCGCTCGCCGTTGCCAAGATCGTCAAGGGCGTCGCCGACGCCGAACAGCCGGGGCTGATCATCGTCGGTAAGCAGGCAATCGATGATGACAGCAACCAGACCGGCCAGATGCTGTCGGCGCTGCTCGGCTGGGCGCAGGGCACCTTTGCCTCCAAGGTCGAGATCGGCGATGGCAAGGCAACCGTCACCCGTGAAGTCGATGGCGGTCTGCAGACCATCGACATCAAGCTGCCGGCCGTCGTCACCACCGACCTGCGTTTGAACGAGCCGCGTTATGCCTCGCTGCCCAACATCATGAAGGCGAAGAAGAAGCCGCTCGACAAGAAGTCGCCGGCCGACTTCGGCGTTGACACGGCCGCCCGCCTGAAGGTGCTGAAGACCGAGGAGCCGTCGGGCCGCAAGGCCGGCATCAAGGTCAAGTCGGTCGCCGAGCTGGTCGAAAAGCTCAAGACCGAAGCCGGCGTCCTCTAA
- a CDS encoding 3-hydroxybutyryl-CoA dehydrogenase, whose product MIKTVGIIGAGQMGCGIAHVSAIAGYKVQIYDLAAERIEAGLATINGNLARQVSSGKMTDEARKAALALIKGSSDINDLSQADLVIEAVTEDETIKRKIYGQVCPILKPEAILATNTSSLSITRLASATDRPEHFMGIHFMNPVPVMKLVELVRGIATDEQTFKTAKEFVATLDKTVTVAEDFPAFIVNRILLPMINEAIYTLYEGVGSVEAIDTAMKLGANHPMGPLQLADFIGLDTCLSIMQVLYDGLADSKYRPCPLLVKYVEAGWLGRKSGRGFYDYRGEVPVPTR is encoded by the coding sequence ATGATCAAGACGGTCGGAATTATTGGTGCCGGGCAAATGGGCTGTGGCATCGCGCATGTTTCGGCAATCGCCGGATACAAGGTGCAGATCTACGATCTTGCCGCTGAACGGATCGAAGCAGGCCTTGCCACCATCAACGGCAACCTCGCCCGCCAGGTATCGTCCGGCAAGATGACCGACGAGGCCCGCAAGGCAGCACTTGCGTTGATCAAGGGTTCGTCCGACATCAACGACCTGTCGCAGGCCGACCTGGTCATCGAGGCCGTCACTGAAGACGAGACGATCAAGCGCAAGATTTACGGCCAGGTTTGTCCGATCCTGAAGCCGGAAGCGATTCTGGCCACCAACACCTCGTCTCTGTCGATCACCCGGCTGGCCTCGGCCACCGATCGCCCCGAGCATTTCATGGGCATCCATTTCATGAACCCGGTTCCGGTCATGAAGCTGGTCGAGCTCGTGCGCGGAATTGCCACGGACGAGCAGACCTTCAAGACCGCCAAGGAATTCGTGGCGACGCTCGACAAGACCGTAACGGTCGCCGAAGATTTCCCGGCCTTCATCGTCAACCGCATCCTGCTGCCGATGATCAACGAGGCGATCTACACGCTTTACGAAGGCGTCGGCAGCGTCGAGGCCATCGACACGGCGATGAAGCTTGGTGCCAACCATCCGATGGGTCCGCTGCAGCTGGCCGACTTCATCGGCCTCGACACCTGCCTGTCGATCATGCAGGTGCTCTATGACGGTCTGGCGGATTCGAAGTACCGCCCCTGCCCGCTTCTGGTAAAATATGTCGAGGCTGGCTGGCTCGGCCGCAAATCCGGCCGCGGCTTCTATGATTACCGTGGCGAAGTGCCGGTTCCGACCCGTTAA
- the lptM gene encoding LPS translocon maturation chaperone LptM, whose amino-acid sequence MTFTKAARLALLLAIPGLVLFGCGRKGDLDRPGSTAPINTKAPAGTVEQKEKPDDRPFLLDPLL is encoded by the coding sequence ATGACATTCACGAAGGCGGCCCGGCTTGCGCTCCTGCTGGCGATCCCCGGGCTGGTTCTTTTCGGTTGCGGACGCAAGGGCGATCTCGACCGCCCCGGTTCGACGGCACCGATTAACACCAAGGCGCCCGCCGGCACCGTCGAGCAGAAGGAAAAACCGGACGACCGTCCCTTCCTGCTCGATCCTCTCCTCTAG
- the argH gene encoding argininosuccinate lyase has protein sequence MTDGNSETKSSNQMWGGRFASGPDAIMEEINASIGFDKKLYAQDIRGSIAHATMLAHQGIISAEDKDKIVHGLNTILSEIESGQFEFSRRLEDIHMNIEARLATLIGPSAGRLHTARSRNDQVALDFRLWVKEELQRTEKALTALIAAFLDRAEEHADTVMPGFTHLQTAQPVTFGHHCMAYVEMFGRDRSRVRHAIEHMDESPIGAAALAGTGFPIDRHMTAKALGFAGPTRNSIDTVSDRDFALEFLSMASITATHLSRLAEEIVIWSTPQFGFIRLSDAFSTGSSIMPQKKNPDAAELVRAKTGRINGSLIALLTVMKGLPLAYSKDMQEDKEQVFDAAESLELAIAAMTGMVRDMTIRTDRMKAAAGSGYSTATDLADWLVREAGLPFRDAHHVTGRAVALAEQKACDLADLSLADLQSIHADITEKVFDVLTVEASVASRTSFGGTAPNEVRKQIAWWRARN, from the coding sequence ATGACTGACGGCAATTCCGAGACGAAATCCTCCAACCAGATGTGGGGCGGTCGTTTTGCCTCGGGTCCGGACGCGATCATGGAGGAAATAAATGCCTCGATCGGCTTCGACAAGAAGCTCTATGCCCAGGACATCCGCGGCTCAATAGCGCATGCGACGATGCTGGCGCATCAAGGCATCATTTCGGCTGAAGACAAAGACAAGATCGTTCACGGCCTCAACACGATCCTGTCAGAGATCGAAAGCGGTCAGTTCGAGTTCTCGCGCCGCCTCGAAGACATCCACATGAACATCGAAGCACGGCTTGCAACGCTGATCGGCCCCTCGGCCGGCCGCCTGCACACCGCCCGCTCGCGCAACGACCAGGTGGCGCTCGACTTCCGCCTCTGGGTCAAGGAAGAGCTGCAGCGCACCGAAAAGGCGCTGACGGCGCTGATCGCCGCCTTCCTCGACCGCGCCGAAGAACATGCCGATACCGTCATGCCGGGCTTCACCCATCTGCAGACCGCGCAGCCCGTCACCTTTGGCCATCATTGCATGGCCTATGTCGAGATGTTCGGCCGCGACCGCTCGCGCGTGCGCCACGCCATCGAGCATATGGACGAAAGCCCGATCGGTGCTGCAGCCCTTGCCGGCACCGGCTTCCCGATCGACCGGCACATGACGGCCAAGGCACTCGGCTTCGCAGGCCCTACCCGCAACTCGATCGACACTGTGTCGGACCGCGACTTTGCGCTCGAATTCCTGTCGATGGCGTCGATCACCGCCACGCATCTGTCGCGCCTGGCCGAGGAAATCGTCATCTGGTCGACGCCGCAGTTCGGCTTCATCCGCCTGTCGGACGCGTTTTCGACCGGTTCCTCGATCATGCCGCAGAAGAAGAACCCGGATGCCGCCGAGCTGGTGCGCGCCAAGACCGGCCGCATCAACGGTTCGCTGATCGCCCTGCTCACGGTCATGAAGGGTTTGCCGCTCGCCTATTCCAAGGACATGCAGGAAGACAAGGAACAGGTCTTCGATGCCGCCGAGAGCCTCGAACTGGCGATTGCCGCCATGACCGGCATGGTGCGCGACATGACCATCCGCACTGACCGCATGAAGGCGGCTGCCGGTTCCGGCTATTCGACCGCGACCGATCTCGCCGACTGGCTGGTGCGCGAGGCGGGACTGCCTTTCCGTGACGCCCACCACGTCACCGGCCGCGCCGTGGCGCTTGCCGAACAGAAGGCCTGCGATCTGGCTGACCTCTCGCTTGCCGATCTGCAATCGATCCATGCCGATATCACCGAGAAGGTCTTCGACGTTCTGACGGTCGAGGCTTCGGTTGCCAGCCGCACCTCCTTCGGCGGCACTGCCCCGAACGAAGTGCGCAAGCAGATCGCCTGGTGGCGCGCCCGCAACTAG
- a CDS encoding twin transmembrane helix small protein — translation MSSFFTGLTLFVMGLVVIVLIRGLVNMAKGGSGNTSNKLMQARVLLQAIAIVLIMVTLWLTGGGRPT, via the coding sequence ATGTCCAGCTTCTTTACCGGCCTGACCCTGTTCGTCATGGGCTTGGTCGTGATCGTCCTGATCCGCGGCCTCGTGAACATGGCAAAGGGCGGCAGCGGCAACACCTCCAACAAGCTGATGCAGGCACGCGTGCTGCTGCAGGCGATCGCGATCGTCCTGATCATGGTGACGCTGTGGCTCACCGGCGGTGGCCGCCCGACCTAA